A window of the Lactuca sativa cultivar Salinas chromosome 7, Lsat_Salinas_v11, whole genome shotgun sequence genome harbors these coding sequences:
- the LOC111881627 gene encoding leucine aminopeptidase 1-like: MAAPIRLASCSSLTLLASTSSSSFIFTKFRSIPNLRFSFSVSTAAISVNPLFCSRRGKRMAHTVAKATLGLTHPAEIESPKISLATKDIDLVDWKGDILAVGVTEKDMIKDENSKFQNLLLKKLDSQLDGLLSEVSTEEDFTGRVGQSTVLRLSGLGTKRVSLIGLGKPPITSSSSISAYRSLGESVASSAKASQANNVAVALASSQDFTPELKLTTASAIATGALLGTYEDNRFKSESKKPSLKSIDFLNLGGGPELEKKLKYTEYVCSGVILGKELVNAPPNVLTPGVLAEEAEKIASTYSDVFSAKILDTEQCKELKMGSFLGVAAASENPPKFIHLCYKPPTGSIKTKLALVGKGLTFDSGGYNIKTGPGCLIELMKFDMGGSAAVLGAAKALAQIKPPGVEVHFIVAACENMISGTGMRPGDILTASNGKTIEVNNTDAEGRLTLADALVYACNQGVDKIVDLATLTGACIVALGPSIAGIFTPNDELAKEVVAASEVAGEKLWRLPMEESYWDSMKSGVADMVNTGGRQGGSITAALFLKQFVDEKVEWLHIDMAGPVWNDKKKAATGFAVPTLVQWVVANSSS; the protein is encoded by the exons ATGGCAGCTCCCATTAGACTAGCATCATGTTCTTCTCTTACTCTGCTTGCTtcaacttcttcgtcttccttCATTTTCACCAAGTTTAGATCTATTCCCAATCTGCGCTTTTCATTTTCAGTCTCTACTGCTGCAATTTCTGTAAATCCCTTGTTCTGTTCTCGAAGAGGGAAACGTATGGCTCATACAGTTGCCAAGGCCACTCTTGGCCTCACTCATCCTGCCGAAATCGAATCCCCCAAG ATCTCTTTAGCTACAAAAGACATCGATTTGGTCGATTGGAAAGGAGACATTCTAGCAGTTGGTGTAACCGAAAAAGACATGATAAAAGACGAAAACTCGAAGTTCCAAAATCTTCTCCTGAAGAAGCTCGATTCCcaattagatggattattatctGAAGTATCAACCGAGGAAGATTTCACAGGAAGAGTAGGACAATCAACCGTTCTTAGACTTTCGGGTCTTGGAACCAAACGGGTCAGCTTAATTGGGCTTGGAAAACCCCCAATAACTTCATCTTCTTCCATTTCTGCTTATCGAAGTCTTGGTGAATCTGTCGCTTCATCTGCTAAAGCTTCTCAAGCTAACAATGTCGCTGTTGCTCTTGCTTCTTCACAAGACTTTACTCCTGAATTGAAGCTCACTACAGCTTCAGCAATAGCAACTG GTGCATTGTTAGGGACATACGAAGATAACAGATTTAAATCCGAGTCGAAGAAACCTTCTCTCAAGTCAATTGACTTTCTTAACCTTGGAGGTGGACCCGAGTTAGAAAAGAAACTCAAGTACACAGAGTATGTTTGCTCAGGGGTAATTTTGGGAAAAGAGCTTGTAAATGCACCTCCCAATGTACTTACCCCTG GGGTATTAGCGGAAGAGGCTGAAAAGATTGCTTCAACATATAGCGATGTTTTTAGTGCAAAAATTCTTGATACAGAGCAATGTAAAGAGTTGAAAATGGGTTCTTTTCTTGGTGTTGCTGCTGCTTCTGAAAACCCTCCTAAATTTATACATTTATGTTATAAACCTCCGACTGGATCCATTAAAACCAAGCTTGCATTGGTGGGGAAGGGGTTGACTTTTGACag TGGTGGTTATAACATCAAGACTGGACCTGGTTGTTTAATAGAGCTGATGAAGTTTGACATGGGTGGCTCTGCAGCGGTTTTAGGTGCTGCAAAAGCTCTTGCTCAAATTAAACCACCAGGAGTAGag GTTCATTTTATTGTAGCAGCTTGTGAGAATATGATAAGTGGGACAGGTATGAGGCCTGGGGACATATTAACAGCTTCAAATGGGAAAACAATTGAG GTTAACAACACAGATGCAGAAGGTAGACTTACCCTTGCTGATGCGCTAGTATATGCTTGTAACCAAGGTGTAGATAAg ATTGTTGATTTGGCGACACTGACTGGAGCATGTATAGTTGCTCTTGGGCCTTCAATTGCAG GCATCTTTACACCGAATGATGAACTAGCAAAAGAGGTGGTTGCCGCCTCGGAAGTGGCCGGAGAAAAACTTTGGAGGTTGCCGATGGAGGAGAGTTACTGGGACTCGATGAAATCAGGGGTGGCTGATATGGTGAACACTGGCGGCCGCCAGGGCGGCTCTATTACTGCCGCCCTTTTCTTGAAACAGTTTGTTGATGAAAAAGTGGAATGGTTGCATATTGACATGGCTGGACCTGTGTGGAATGATAAGAAGAAAGCAGCAACAGGTTTTGCTGTTCCTACTTTGGTCCAATGGGTTGTTGCCAACTCATCATcttaa